A window of the Sabethes cyaneus chromosome 1, idSabCyanKW18_F2, whole genome shotgun sequence genome harbors these coding sequences:
- the LOC128743170 gene encoding phosphoinositide 3-kinase regulatory subunit 4: MGNQLVGVAPSQIYPVEHYLIGSFESDLQYESSMGSTRFLKVARAKSDEGLVVVKVFVKHDPSLPLEQHVDKIEYIKKNLAHAANCLPFQRVLTTERASLIIREYVKHSLYDRVSTRPFLTLIEKKWITFQILCALHQCHKQKICHGDIKLENIMITSWNWILLSDFASFKPTYLPEDNPADYSFFFDTSRRRTCYIAPERFVKSASGEAIPQKADVSLVGDNPCYTGNLQSEMDIFSVGCALLELWTEGTAPFEFSQLLAYRRGEVELVNKHLECIENDRLKALLQSMLSLDPKNRKSAEIYLDQERGKLFPEYFYSFLQSYLQMFSTSPIVPADEKISRLHSDIEQIIAIVTGQKEQPPRENSEQTDPEKIDCVKVKQSPESDGLILITSVVTSCIRGLKFCSSKLASLDILQKLAENTASETILDRILPYILHLAQDSTPRVRVCALDSLTHCLGMVRNLSRSDANVFPDYILPAIAPLAIDSSTMVRVAYARNIATLAETAVGFLEQSQFCCSSENHTPPHYETELSALHEMLHQSVLALLTDSQPIVKQMLMESGITKLCVFFGRQKANDVILSHMITFLNDKEDKNLRGSFFDCIIGVAAFVGWHCSPMLIPLLQQGLTDPEEFVIAKAIRATTSLIELGLIQKSGIIEFIAECACYLNHPNLWIRHEICGLISTSARILSALDVQCKIMPSIANHLKVPLIQVEKAELLMDSLLTAIPRNIYDAVIKCHDINQLIEVLRERKVARSKCGEGYIPQYGEMTTQMKNLFRRLTNEGLTELIEAQLLAMSAHLIKLHRYKLAETRLPHNNGRITLGPTIIRDVPLCDRTAIVKVDLNLVGKGAKQRKSESENPQEWQHMFTTAVDSHSPSPTSPSNDSVTSVLTVTNLAPPTQPTPTSSLVEYSMPERTAMQERSAECRVEFESLLAKLKTRYASYALNRELRDPLLNASPLPIGWKMNGTIVAHLHEHKAAVSRMTTLKQSGSLFASASIDGTVRLWDCNKLDGQQSINRSRQSYHANTPLHAIAACDAGQSLAIAGKDGALLLLKIDTNSSKMALQQARHLDSNSQVDRVSGEPQDDGPVVEMQPLDQGAQSVIVYATLYGALVGWDIRMPGHAWRLESDLRKGVITTFCIDPASSWLTVGTSSGRHVCWDLRFRLPIAEIKHPHESRIRRVSHHPTEPSWLVSASQGNNEVYVWNIETGHRQQAYWASPSPPLSNTNVSSHSVCALLPGVVDGYGFLLTGGTDQRIRYWDSSNVDNCSLVVPAPRDYLATSNISYESRLIDGTRVVSEIHNNASTGGSAGSAPDRANRAGSEDAPRSGPEMPAPGHHDVISDLLMCRTVRQSFIVSSSRDGVIKLWK; this comes from the exons ATGGGAAATCAATTGGTCGGGGTAGCTCCGTCGCAGATTTACCCCGTCGAGCACTATCTGATCGGATCGTTCGAATCGGATTTGCAGTATGAATCCAG CATGGGAAGCACTCGCTTCCTAAAGGTTGCGAGGGCCAAATCCGACGAAGGGTTGGTGGTGGTAAAGGTGTTTGTAAAGCACGATCCTTCCCTGCCACTGGAGCAGCACGTCGACAAAATCGAGTACATCAAAAAGAATTTGGCCCATGCTGCAAACTGTTTGCCCTTCCAAAGGGTGCTG ACAACCGAACGAGCCAGCCTGATCATTCGCGAATACGTAAAGCATAGTTTGTACGATCGAGTATCGACTCGACCGTTTCTCACACTAATCGAGAAGAAATGGATCACGTTTCAAATCTTGTGTGCACTTCACCAGTGCCACAAGCAGAAGATCTGCCACGGCGATATCAAGCTGGAAAACATAATGATCACTTCATGGAACTGGATTTTGCTGTCGGACTTTGCTTCTTTCAAACCAACTTACCTGCCGGAAGACAATCCGGCTGACTACAGCTTCTTTTTCGACACGAGTCGCCGACGAACCTGTTACATTGCACCGGAACGCTTTGTCAAGTCCGCTAGCGGTGAAGCCATCCCGCAGAAAGCGGACGTTTCACTCGTGGGAGACAATCCGTGCTACACTGGCAACTTGCAGTCGGAAATGGACATCTTTTCGGTAGGCTGTGCGCTCCTGGAACTCTGGACTGAAGGAACAGCACCATTCGAATTTTCCCAATTGTTGGCTTACCGCCGCGGAGAAGTTGAACTAGTCAACAAACATCTCGAGTGCATTGAAAATGATCGATTGAAAGCTCTCCTACAATCGATGCTAAGTTTGGATCCTAAGAATCGCAAATCTGCGGAGATTTATCTTGACCAGGAACGTGGCAAACTATTCCCGGAATATTTCTATTCCTTTTTGCAGTCGTACCTGCAGATGTTTTCTACTAGTCCAATTGTTCCGGCAGATGAGAAAATCTCGCGTTTGCACTCGGATATCGAACAAATAATTGCGATTGTGACCGGCCAGAAAGAACAACCGCCGCGAGAAAATTCCGAACAAACCGACCCGGAGAAAATCGACTGTGTAAAGGTCAAACAGAGTCCGGAAAGTGACGGTTTAATACTGATAACTTCCGTGGTGACTTCGTGCATTCGAG GTCTCAAATTCTGCAGCTCAAAACTGGCTTCGCTCGATATTCTGCAAAAGTTGGCGGAGAACACAGCATCGGAAACTATTCTCGATCGCATCCTTCCCTATATACTGCACCTTGCTCAAGATTCTACACCCCGAGTTCGGGTTTGTGCGCTCGATTCACTGACCCACTGTCTCGGTATGGTTCGCAATCTGTCCCGAAGCGACGCGAATGTATTCCCCGATTACATTCTCCCGGCAATAGCCCCTTTGGCAATCGATAGTTCTACCATGGTCCGGGTAGCATACGCTAGAAACATCGCTACTCTGGCGGAAACGGCCGTGGGTTTTCTCGAGCAGTCCCAATTCTGTTGTAGTTCCGAGAATCACACACCGCCCCATTATGAAACTGAACTTAGTGCCCTTCACGAGATGCTCCATCAATCGGTGTTGGCGCTTCTAACCGACTCTCAACCCATCGTCAAACAAATGCTCATGGAGTCCGGAATAACTAAGCTTTGCGTATTTTTTGGTCGTCAGAAAGCGAATGACGTGATTCTATCGCATATGATTACGTTTCTGAACgataaagaagacaaaaacttgCGAGGTTCTTTCTTCGACTGCATCATCGGTGTGGCAGCCTTCGTCGGTTGGCACTGTTCGCCAATGTTGATCCCTTTGCTGCAGCAAGGTCTTACGGATCCAGAGGAATTCGTTATCGCCAAAGCAATACGAGCAACCACTTCACTGATTGAACTGGGACTAATTCAAAAGTCAGGTATTATCGAATTCATAGCCGAATGCGCATGCTATCTAAACCATCCGAACTTATGGATTCGCCATGAAATTTGCGGACTGATTTCCACCTCTGCCCGAATACTTAGTGCGCTCGATGTGCAATGCAAGATAATGCCATCGATTGCCAACCATCTGAAAGTTCCGCTGATTCAGGTTGAAAAAGCGGAACTCCTAATGGACAGTCTGCTGACAGCAATACCGCGCAACATCTACGATGCCGTCATCAAGTGTCACGACATAAACCAGCTGATTGAAGTTTTGCGCGAAAGAAAAGTGGCTCGCAGCAAGTGTGGTGAAGGCTACATCCCTCAGTACGGAGAAATGACCACGCAGATGAAGAAT CTTTTCCGTCGACTCACAAACGAAGGCCTCACCGAACTAATCGAAGCCCAGCTGCTGGCCATGAGCGCTCACCTGATCAAACTGCACCGGTACAAACTGGCGGAAACACGCCTTCCGCACAACAACGGCCGAATAACGCTCGGTCCAACGATCATCCGCGATGTTCCGCTGTGCGATCGCACAGCCATCGTCAAAGTCGACCTGAATCTGGTCGGAAAAGGCGCGAAACAGCGCAAATCAGAATCGGAAAACCCCCAAGAGTGGCAGCACATGTTCACTACGGCAGTGGATTCACATTCCCCGTCACCCACCTCCCCGAGCAACGATTCGGTAACGTCCGTGTTGACCGTCACCAACTTGGCACCGCCAACGCAGCCAACCCCGACGTCAAGTTTAGTCGAGTACAGCATGCCAGAGCGTACGGCCATGCAGGAGCGTTCCGCCGAATGCCGGGTAGAATTCGAATCTCTCCTCGCCAAACTAAAAACCAGATACGCGTCCTACGCTTTGAACAGGGAACTTCGCGATCCACTGCTGAACGCTTCACCTCTTCCCATAGGTTGGAAAATGAACGGCACCATAGTGGCTCACCTGCACGAGCATAAAGCAGCCGTCAGTAGAATGACGACACTGAAACAAAGCGGCTCACTCTTTGCCAGTGCGTCGATCGATGGCACTGTTCGACTTTGGGACTGCAACAAACTTGACGGTCAGCAGTCGATCAACCGATCGCGGCAGTCCTACCACGCCAATACTCCGTTGCACGCCATAGCCGCATGCGATGCTGGACAATCTCTGGCAATTGCTGGCAAGGACGGTGCTCTTCTGCTGTTGAAAATCGATACCAATTCCAGCAAAATGGCATTACAGCAAGCACGCCATCTAGACTCCAATTCACAGGTAGATCGTGTGAGCGGAGAACCCCAAGATGATGGGCCTGTTGTTGAAATGCAACCTCTCGACCAGGGAGCCCAAAGCGTCATTGTGTACGCTACACTGTACGGAGCACTAGTTGGGTGGGACATTCGAATGCCAGGTCATGCTTGGCGACTTGAGAGTGACCTCCGCAAAGGTGTCATTACGACTTTTTGTATAGATCCAGCAAGCTCCTGGCTCACGGTTGGAACCAGCAGTGGTCGTCACGTGTGCTGGGATCTGCGGTTCCGCCTCCCGATTGCAGAAATCAAACATCCCCACGAATCTAGAATACGCCGAGTATCGCACCATCCGACAGAGCCTTCCTGGTTAGTTTCTGCTTCTCAAGGAAACAACGAAGTCTACGTGTGGAACATCGAAACCGGTCACAGGCAGCAAGCTTACTGGGCTAGTCCCAGCCCTCCGTTATCCAATACCAACGTGTCGTCACATTCCGTGTGTGCTCTCCTGCCGGGAGTTGTTGACGGTTATGGGTTCCTACTGACGGGAGGAACCGACCAACGAATCCGCTACTGGGACTCTTCCAATGTAGACAACTGCTCGCTGGTAGTCCCAGCACCACGAGATTATCTGGCAACATCCAACATTTCCTACGA ATCCCGACTCATCGACGGCACCAGGGTCGTTTCCGAAATCCATAACAACGCCAGCACCGGCGGAAGTGCTGGCAGTGCTCCGGATCGTGCCAACCGAGCTGGCTCGGAAGACGCACCACGATCGGGACCGGAAATGCCCGCTCCTGGGCATCACGATGTAATCAGCGATCTGCTAATGTGCCGAACAGTGAGGCAATCCTTCATAGTTTCCAGCAGTCGGGATGGGGTTATCAAGTTGTGGAAATAG
- the LOC128732581 gene encoding uncharacterized protein LOC128732581, which produces MRSLSLVLAIMLSLLLLSEMILATPVLLDKLFGFAAYQPTYSGYGYGGNQYGYYGTGGGGPGSGPTHRRKPKGRSYKDICRVVNPTQYALPGSAAFPAAPFCPY; this is translated from the coding sequence ATGAGGTCATTGTCGCTTGTCCTAGCAATTATGCTGAGCCTGCTGTTACTAAGCGAGATGATCCTAGCCACTCCCGTTCTGCTGGACAAGCTGTTCGGATTTGCTGCATACCAGCCGACCTACTCGGGTTACGGTTACGGAGGGAATCAGTACGGCTATTATGGTACCGGCGGTGGAGGCCCCGGTTCCGGTCCGACACATCGACGAAAACCGAAGGGTCGTTCGTACAAGGACATCTGCCGGGTGGTGAACCCAACGCAGTACGCTTTGCCCGGTAGTGCCGCTTTTCCGGCGGCGCCGTTCTGTCCGTATTAG
- the LOC128732616 gene encoding uncharacterized protein LOC128732616: MSAKLFMLAAAAVVLLSGLTLSEAQTPAPAAGPTFEDLVQEREAKTLHVLNLMVAGSSAPQELKDAVLANAQQELANCVQQASVHASPGVFYSCTGLVLKNAGTALGAAASSGAAGSGL; the protein is encoded by the exons ATGTCTGCTAAACTATTCATGCTTGCGGCGGCGGCAGTCGTCCTGCTATCTGGCTTGACACTTTCCGAG GCTCAAACTCCAGCGCCAGCAGCGGGCCCAACATTCGAGGATTTGGTGCAGGAGCGGGAAGCTAAAACGTTGCACGTTCTAAATCTGATGGTCGCGGGTTCGAGCGCGCCACAAGAGTTGAAGGATGCCGTGCTGGCCAACGCCCAGCAGGAGCTGGCCAACTGCGTCCAGCAGGCATCCGTTCATGCGAGCCCTGGTGTATTCTACTCGTGTACTGGATTGGTGCTTAAGAACGCAGGTACGGCACTGGGCGCTGCTGCTTCTTCCGGCGCTGCCGGATCGGGTCTCTGA